The Camelus bactrianus isolate YW-2024 breed Bactrian camel chromosome 12, ASM4877302v1, whole genome shotgun sequence genome includes a window with the following:
- the RASSF9 gene encoding ras association domain-containing protein 9, translating to MAPFGRNLLKTRHKNRSPTKDMDSEEKEIVVWVCQEEKIVCGLTKRTTSADVIQALLEEHETTFGEKRFLLGKPSDYCIIEKWRGSERVLPPLTRILKLWKAWGDEQPNMQFVLVKTDAFLPVPLWRTAEAKLVQNTEKPWELSPANYMKTLPPDKQKRIVRKTFRKLAKIKQDTVSHDRDSMETLVHLIISQDHTIHQQVKRMRELDLEIEKCEAKFHRDRVENDGENYVQDAYLMPSFSEVEQKLDLQYDENQILEDLSESDGMVQLEERLTYYRKLIDKLSTEIEEEVKSVCTEINEDAEGAAASELEGPNLESVKCDLENSMKAGLKIHSHLSGIQKEIRYSDSLLQMKAKEYELLAKEFSSLHISEKDECQLKENRGKESEVPTSSGEASPFTQRLFNMYTNDTDSDTGISSNHSQDSETAVGDVVLLST from the coding sequence ATCTCCAACTAAAGACATGGAttcagaagagaaggaaattgtGGTTTGGGTTTGCCAAGAAGAGAAGATTGTCTGTGGGCTAACCAAACGCACCACCTCTGCTGACGTCATCCAGGCTTTGCTCGAGGAACACGAGACCACGTTTGGAGAGAAACGATTTCTTCTGGGGAAGCCCAGTGATTACTGCATCATAGAAAAGTGGAGAGGCTCTGAGCGGGTTCTTCCTCCACTAACTAGAATCCTGAAGCTTTGGAAAGCGTGGGGAGATGAGCAGCCTAATATGCAGTTTGTTTTGGTGAAAACAGATGCTTTTCTGCCAGTTCCCTTGTGGCGGACAGCTGAAGCTAAATTAGTGCAAAACACAGAAAAGCCTTGGGAGCTCAGCCCAGCAAATTACATGAAGACGTTGCCACCAGATAAGCAAAAAAGGATCGTTAGAAAAACTTTTCGGAAACTGGCTAAAATTAAGCAGGACACAGTTTCCCATGATCGAGATAGTAtggagacattagttcatctgaTTATTTCCCAGGATCATACAATTCATCAGCAGGTCAAGAGGATGAGAGAGCTGGATCTGGAAATTGAAAAGTGTGAAGCTAAGTTCCACCGTGACCGGGTAGAAAATGATGGAGAAAATTATGTCCAGGATGCATATTTAATGCCCAGCTTCAGTGAAGTTGAGCAAAAGCTAGACCTGCAGTATGATGAAAACCAGATTCTGGAAGACCTGAGTGAAAGTGATGGAATGGTACAGCTGGAGGAACGACTGACCTATTACAGGAAGCTCATTGATAAGCTCTCCACCGAAATAGAAGAAGAGGTGAAAAGTGTTTGCACTGAGATAAATGAAGATGCAGAAGGGGCGGCTGCAAGTGAACTTGAAGGCCCTAATTTAGAAAGCGTTAAGTGTGATTTGGAGAACAGCATGAAAGCTGGTTTGAAAATCCACTCTCACTTGAGTGGCATCCAGAAAGAGATTAGATACAGTGACTCACTGCTTCAGATGAAAGCTAAGGAATATGAGCTCCTGGCCAAGGAGTTCAGCTCACTTCATATTAGCGAGAAAGATGAGTGCCAGCTAAAGGAAAACCGAGGGAAGGAATCTGAGGTCCCCACCAGCAGTGGGGAGGCTTCTCCTTTTACTCAACGATTATTTAACATGTATACAAATGACACAGACTCGGACACTGGTATCAGCTCTAACCACAGTCAGGACTCAGAAACAGCTGTAGGAGATGTGGTGCTGTTGTCAACATAA